From Vicinamibacterales bacterium:
CGTGCTCGCCCCGGTCATCAAGCGGTACCGGGAGCGGTCGCTGCTGGATGCGCCGATCGTCGATCCCTTCTCGGCGCTGGTGCGGACGATTACCGCGCAGCAGATCTCGACCAAGGCGGCGGCGACGATTCACGGCCGGCTGGTCGCGCTGATGCCCGGCGGGGTGGCGACGCCGGAGGCGCTCCTTTCGATCTCCGACGAACAGCTGCGCACGGCCGGCCTGAGCCGCCAGAAGAGCATGTACCTGCGGGATCTCGGTGAGAAGGTCTCGTCCGGTGCGCTGCCGATCCACTCGCTGACACAGCTCACGGACGACCAGGTGATCGAGGCGATCGTCACGGTCAAGGGGCTCGGCCGCTGGTCGGCTGAGATGT
This genomic window contains:
- a CDS encoding DNA-3-methyladenine glycosylase, whose amino-acid sequence is MTPDEFARARRLLMRRDPVLAPVIKRYRERSLLDAPIVDPFSALVRTITAQQISTKAAATIHGRLVALMPGGVATPEALLSISDEQLRTAGLSRQKSMYLRDLGEKVSSGALPIHSLTQLTDDQVIEAIVTVKGLGRWSAEMFLMFRLHRPDVLPVDDLGIVTAIQRLYRLRKKPKPDRIRKIAEPWRPYRTVACWYLWRSLETTGT